The Chanodichthys erythropterus isolate Z2021 chromosome 12, ASM2448905v1, whole genome shotgun sequence genome contains a region encoding:
- the ddx39aa gene encoding DEAD (Asp-Glu-Ala-Asp) box polypeptide 39Aa, with protein MAENDVDNELLDYEEDEEPQTAVDSAVPAGKKEVKGSYVSIHSSGFRDFLLKPELLRAIVDCGFEHPSEVQHECIPQAILGMDILCQAKSGMGKTAVFVLATLQQIEPVDGQVSVLVMCHTRELAFQISKEYERFSKYMSNVKCAVFFGGLSIKKDEDVLKKSCPHIVVGTPGRILALIRNKTLNLKNVKHFVLDECDKMLEQLDMRRDVQDIFRLTPHEKQCMMFSATLSKEIRPVCRKFMQDPMEVFVDDETKLTLHGLQQYYVKLKDSEKNRKLFDLLDVLEFNQVVIFVKSVPRCVALSQLLVEQNFPAIAIHRGMAQEERLSRYQQFKDFQRRILVATNLFGRGMDIERVNIVFNYDMPEDSDTYLHRVARAGRFGTKGLAITFVSDETDAKTLNDVQDRFEVNVAELPEEIDISTYIEQSR; from the exons ATGGCTGAAAACGATGTTGATAATGAGCTGTTGGACTACGAGGAAGACGAGGAGCCGCAGACCGCCGTTGACAGTGCAGTCCCAGCCGGCAAGAAGGAGGTGAAAGGCTCCTACGTCTCCATACACAGCTCCGGCTTCCGCGATTTCCTCCTGAAGCCAGAGCTGCTCCGCGCGATCGTCGACTGTGGCTTTGAACATCCTTCAGAGG TCCAGCATGAGTGCATTCCACAAGCCATCCTGGGCATGGACATCCTGTGCCAGGCAAAGTCTGGTATGGGAAAAACTGCCGTATTTGTGCTTGCCACACTCCAACAGATCGAGCCAGTGGATGGGCAG GTTTCTGTGTTGGTTATGTGCCACACACGTGAACTGGCCTTCCAGATCAGTAAAGAGTACGAACGCTTCTCTAAGTACATGTCCAACGTTAAGTGTGCTGTCTTCTTCGGTGGCTTGTCCATAAAGAAGGATGAGGACGTATTGAAGAAGAGCTGCCCTCACATTGTGGTGGGAACACCAGGGAGGATCCTTGCCCTCATTCGCAACAAGACTTTGAACCTCAAAAATGTCAAACACTTTGTATTGGATGAATGTGACAAGATGCTGGAGCAGCTGG ATATGAGACGGGATGTCCAGGATATCTTCAGACTGACGCCTCACGAGAAGCAGTGCATGATGTTTAGTGCCACATTAAGCAAAGAGATCAGACCGGTCTGTCGCAAATTCATGCAGGAT CCAATGGAGGTGTTTGTTGATGATGAGACTAAGCTTACACTCCATGGTCTTCAGCAGTACTATGTCAAACTGAAAGACAGCGAGAAGAACCGCAAACTGTTTGACCTTCTTGATGTTCTTGAGTTCAACCAG GTGGTGATATTTGTCAAGTCAGTTCCACGCTGTGTGGCTCTTTCTCAGCTGCTGGTGGAACAGAATTTCCCTGCCATTGCGATCCACAGGGGAATGGCTCAGGAAGAAAG ATTGTCCCGGTATCAACAGTTTAAAGATTTTCAACGGCGGATCCTGGTGGCTACTAATCTGTTTGGTCGTGGGATGGATATTGAGCGTGTTAATATAGTTTTCAACTATGACATGCCTGAGGACTCGGACACATACCTACACAGG GTTGCTCGTGCTGGTAGGTTTGGCACAAAAGGACTGGCCATCACCTTTGTATCAGATGAGACGGATGCAAAGACCCTGAATGATGTGCAGGACCGTTTTGAAGTCAACGTAGCGGAGTTGCCTGAGGAAATCGACATCTCCACCTACA tTGAGCAGTCCAGATGA